Proteins found in one Poecilia reticulata strain Guanapo linkage group LG15, Guppy_female_1.0+MT, whole genome shotgun sequence genomic segment:
- the il22ra2 gene encoding interleukin-22 receptor subunit alpha-2, with the protein MGPLTAALNKVLLDQPVSSGPHTRLERIMNRLLLGAVLLGKLALRVTAQEMLTPPGQVKFESTDYKNILRWAAPTNSSCLQYHVQYKIYGELDWLNVSNCQGIHRHDCNLSGATSDVREWYYARVRASCAATSSKSAWAMSRRFSPRWDTKISPPTVKLNLSKQDVVVQVKASRVLMRKVHNGVHNHIYVVHPGGKEEVYEVASGSRLTLTELKPRIRYCFQAQTVIPRDMKSSDRSTAECITTD; encoded by the exons ATGGGCCCGTTGACTGCTGCTCTAAATAAAGTTCTCCTGGATCAACCTGTGAGTTCAGGTCCACACACACGTCTTG AGCGCATCATGAACCGCCTGCTGCTGGGAGCCGTGCTGCTGGGGAAGCTGGCCCTGCGTGTCACAGCTCAAG AGATGCTGACTCCACCTGGACAGGTGAAGTTCGAGTCAACAGACTACAAGAACATCCTGCGCTGGGCCGCGCCCACAAACAGCTCCTGCCTGCAGTACCACGTCCAGTATAAGAT TTACGGCGAGCTGGACTGGCTGAACGTCAGTAACTGTCAGGGCATCCATAGACACGACTGCAACCTCAGCGGCGCCACCTCCGACGTCAGAGAGTGGTACTACGCCCGGGTGCGAGCGTCGTGTGCGGCCACCAGCAGCAAATCGGCCTGGGCCATGTCCCGCAGATTCAGCCCCCGCTGGGACA cCAAAATCAGCCCCCCCACGGTGAAGCTGAACTTGTCCAAACAGGACGTCGTGGTCCAAGTGAAAGCCTCCAGAGTGTTGATGCGCAAGGTGCACAACGGCGTGCACAACCACATCTACGTCGTCCACCCTGGCGGAAAGGAG GAGGTTTATGAGGTGGCGAGCGGCTCCAGGCTGACTCTGACAGAACTGAAGCCCAGGATACGCTACTGCTTCCAAGCACAGACCGTCATCCCCCGGGACATGAAGAGCAGCGACCGCAGCACGGCCGAGTGCATCACCACAGACTGA
- the map3k21 gene encoding mitogen-activated protein kinase kinase kinase MLK4, whose product MDVSQAASPNGEGRPGGGGTGEHAWTECPTGRSWAHSAPLCPTRSLWTAAYDYEASGEDELSLRRGDVVEVLSKDAAISGDEGWWTGKLNHRVGIFPSNYVTYQPAIYRLPATSGSAGVSEQVPSSPTQIPFSELVLEEIIGVGGFGKVYRGTWKDQEVAVKAARQDPDEDITATAASVKQEAKLFSMLQHPNIIKLEGVCLEEPNLCLVMEYARGGTLNRALTGRRIPPHILVNWAVQIARGMLYLHEEAVVPIIHRDLKSSNILLLEKIENDDIGRKTLKITDFGLAREWHKTTKMSAAGTYSWMAPEVIKSSLFSKGSDVWSYGVLLWELLTGEVPYRGIDGLAVAYGVAVNKLTLPIPSTCPEPFAKLMEECWDQDPHVRPSFSCILEQLSAIEEAVMATMPQDSFHSMQDDWRVEIQEMFDELRTKEKELRSREEELTRAALQQKSQEELLKRREQQLAEREINVLERELNILIFQLNKDKPNVKKRKGKFKRSRLKLKDGNRISLPSDFQHKITVQASPSMDKRRSLHSTSSSPPSSPTLIPRLRAIQLTQDESNRTWGRSSLFRPEEFDDVKKGIKKKGRTWGPSSVQSKERPAAAERVRPLSDGSNPWSTSLLKSQKSVPLAALFGEQAGAGREEAFPQECPDSSSKPKQLKFPNQVYIDLPLWRDETQPQSPGGSGGPGDAGVGAGSPPETPEDPCTTTSTSSTSTTPQLTPTNSLKRASARRKTDFALYGCGSLLASVVLGYDIREAIRTSAPPEEYETPKEEKKKKEGLFQRATRFRRSTSPPGGRSRKEDASSNGAGAPPVNLVSMSAIMECNSTKCLLQPEAEASEPSPGKAEPAVNDHNSETSRPVRAAAADSQSNKPAAETQKAEQSQSRPPEQSKHNTGTRLRRKKYTTNHNTHNGPPAPPAAQRKQEKEEKPANGDAVPRQRPLSFRAKPHTWALLRGRNKSYSLGHYSGEKTAQDLSVVLSSEVGCSLLDMDTEGQKRDCTVPLCRIQSSPARPSMFELEKEFFS is encoded by the exons ATGGATGTCTCGCAGGCCGCTTCCCCAAACGGTGAAGGGCGGCCGGGCGGCGGTGGGACCGGGGAGCATGCCTGGACAGAGTGCCCGACTGGCCGGTCGTGGGCTCACTCTGCCCCGCTGTGTCCCACTCGGTCCCTGTGGACCGCCGCGTACGACTACGAGGCAAGCGGCGAGGACGAGCTCAGCCTCAGGAGAGGGGACGTGGTCGAGGTCCTGTCCAAGGACGCTGCGATCTCCGGGGACGAAGGATGGTGGACGGGCAAGCTGAACCACCGGGTCGGGATTTTCCCTTCTAATTACGTCACGTACCAGCCTGCTATTTACCGTCTTCCCGCAACCAGTGGGTCGGCGGGGGTGTCGGAGCAAGTGCCCAGCTCGCCCACTCAGATTCCCTTCAGTGAACTGGTGCTGGAGGAAATCATTGGCGTGGGTGGCTTTGGCAAAGTCTACCGGGGAACATGGAAAGATCAAGAGGTCGCGGTGAAAGCGGCACGGCAAGACCCGGATGAGGACATCACGGCCACCGCCGCCAGCGTCAAGCAGGAGGCCAAGCTGTTTTCGATGCTGCAGCATCCCAACATCATCAAACTGGAGGGGGTGTGCTTGGAGGAGCCCAACCTGTGCCTGGTGATGGAGTATGCCCGAGGCGGGACGCTGAACCGGGCGCTGACTGGAAGGCGCATCCCGCCACACATCCTGGTCAACTGGGCCGTGCAGATCGCACGCGGGATGCTCTATCTGCACGAGGAGGCCGTGGTACCCATCATCCATCGGGACCTGAAGTCCAGTAACA ttttattaCTTGAAAAAATTGAGAACGACGACATCGGGAGGAAGACCTTGAAGATCACGGACTTCGGCCTCGCCAGGGAGTggcacaaaactacaaaaatgtcGGCTGCAGGCACCTACTCCTGGATGGCCCCAGAGGTCATCAAGTCCTCGCTCTTCTCCAAAGGCAGCGACGTGTGGAG TTACGGTGTCCTGCTGTGGGAGCTGTTAACGGGGGAGGTCCCGTACCGAGGGATCGACGGTCTGGCTGTTGCTTACGGTGTTGCTGTCAACAAGTTGACTCTTCCCATCCCCTCCACCTGCCCCGAACCCTTCGCCAAGCTTATGGAAG AGTGCTGGGACCAGGACCCTCATGTCCGCCCCTCCTTCTCCTGCATCCTGGAGCAGCTGTCGGCCATCGAGGAGGCGGTGATGGCCACCATGCCCCAGGACTCCTTCCACAGCATGCAGGACGACTGGCGGGTGGAGATCCAGGAGATGTTCGATGAGCTCAGGACCAAAGAGAAG GAGCTGCGCTCCAGGGAGGAGGAGCTGACGCGGGCCGCCCTGCAGCAGAAGtctcaggaggagctgctgaagcGGCGCGAGCAGCAGCTGGCGGAGCGCGAGATCAACGTGTTGGAGAGAGAGCTCAACATCCTCATCTTCCAGCTCAACAAGGACAAGCCCAACGTCAAGAAGAGGAAAGGCAAATTCAAACGCTCCCGCCTCAAACTGAAGGATGGAAACCGCATCAGCCTGCCCTCAG ACTTCCAGCACAAGATAACCGTGCAGGCGTCGCCTTCCATGGACAAGCGGCGCAGCCTCCACAGCACCAGCTCCTCTCCGCCCAGCAGCCCCACACTCATCCCCCGACTGCGAGCCATCCAGC TCACACAAGACGAGAGCAACCGTACGTGGGGCCGCAGCTCCCTCTTCAGGCCAGAGGAGTTCGACGACGTGAAAAAAGGAATCAAGAAGAAAGGAAGAACCTGGGGCCCCAGTTCAGTTCAGAGCAAAGAAagacctgctgcagctgagaG GGTGCGCCCTCTGTCAGACGGCAGTAACCCCTGGTCCACCAGCCTGCTGAAGTCCCAGAAGTCTGTTCCCCTCGCCGCTCTGTTCGGCGAACAAG cgGGAGCAGGCAGGGAGGAGGCGTTCCCCCAGGAATGTCCCGACAGCAGCTCCAAACCAAAGCAGCTCAAGTTCCCCAACCAGGTTTACATCGACCTTCCTCTGTGGAGGGACGAGACGCAGCCTCAGAGCCCCGGCGGGAGCGGCGGACCGGGCGACGCCGGGGTCGGTGCAGGAAGTCCCCCAGAGACTCCGGAagacccctgcaccaccacgtccacctcctccacctccacaaCCCCTCAGCTGACCCCCACCAACAGCCTGAAGAGGGCGTCAGCGCGACGGAAGACCGACTTTGCGCTGTACGGCTGCGGCTCGCTGCTGGCCTCCGTGGTCCTGGGTTACGACATCAGAGAGGCCATCAGGACCTCAGCTCCTCCTGAGGAGTACGAAACCCcaaaagaggagaagaagaagaaggagggcCTGTTTCAGCGTGCAACCCGGTTCCGCCGCAGCACCTCCCCGCCGGGCGGCCGCTCCCGCAAGGAAGACGCGTCTTCAAACGGCGCCGGCGCCCCGCCGGTCAACCTCGTCTCGATGTCTGCCATCATGGAGTGCAATTCCACCAAGTGCCTCTTACAGCCGGAGGCGGAGGCGTCGGAGCCGAGTCCTGGGAAGGCCGAGCCTGCGGTCAACGATCACAACTCAGAAACGTCCCGACCcgtcagagcagcagctgcagacagcCAGAGCAACAAGCCTGCAGCTGAAACCCAGAAGGCAGAGCAAAGTCAGAGTCGGCCCCCAGAGCAGAGCAAACACAACACAGGAACACGACTGCGCAGGAAGAAGTACACCACCAACCACAACA CCCACAACGGCCCTCCGGCGCCACCTGCTGCTCAGAGGaagcaggagaaggaggaaaagCCGGCCAACGGGGACGCTGTCCCGCGGCAGAGGCCCCTGTCATTCCGGGCCAAGCCCCACACCTGGGCCCTGCTGCGGGGCCGCAACAAGAGCTACTCCCTGGGCCACTACTCCGGGGAGAAGACGGCCCAGGACCTGAGCGTAGTGCTGTCCTCGGAGGTGGGCTGCTCGCTGCTCGACATGGACACGGAGGGGCAGAAACGGGACTGCACCGTGCCGCTCTGCCGCATCCAGAGCTCCCCAGCACGGCCCTCCATGTTTGAGCTGGAGAAAGAGTTTTTCTCCTAG